The following DNA comes from Desulfurellaceae bacterium.
CGCTTGCCGGCGTGCGACGAGGTGATCGTGAGTTCGTACTCGTCCGGCCCCAGCACGGTGAACCAGCGGTGGACCGTACCGGTTTCGATCTCGGAGGGCTTGAAGCCGGCCTCGGCGTACTGGCGGCGGGTCGCGAGCACATCGTCCACCATGAGGTCAAAGGGTGCCTTGGTGCGGCTGGGAATGGGGTCCTCTGCCACACGCAGCACCAGGTGGGTGCCGCCCCGCAGCTCCAGCACGCAGAAGGTCGGCGTCTGATGAATCATACGCATGCCCAGGCTGACAAAATACGCGCTGGCCTGGGGCACGTCGGTCACCCGCAGGCTGACGTGACCAATCGCCACCGGGGGTCGAGCATCGTTTTCCATGGTCGTCTCCTTTGCAGAGAATGCCTATGCAGGCGGATATATCCGCACTGCCTCTCCAGGCCGGATTTCGGCCATCAATCGCTCGATTTCGGGCACCAGCGCCACCAAATCATCGAGCGTCTTGCTGGGGGCACGCAAGATTGCAACGGCTATATCGAACTGTTGGGGTGGTTGTTGGTCCGGAAGGTGGTTGTCCATCGTTACAAGAACATCGAAATATTCTTGGGCGGCACGTAGCAAAGCACCGTTCTTGAGACCTTTCCAGCCACGATACTCTACCGTTTCGACCTCAACTTCAGGTTGGAAGTAAAGCCTGAGTCGGATCGGAATATCCTCGTCAAGAAGCACTTGCATTCCGCGCTCTCAAGTAATCCAATCCTTGGCAAGAAAGATCGAGATAGGACTCCAGCTGCCAGCGCTCGACCGTGGGATAATCCTGGAGAAATTCCTCGATGGAGTGTCCCCCTTTGAGATAGCCCACCAGGTTGTCCACCGGGACTCGCGTGCCGCTGAACACCAGAGCACCGCTGTGGACTTCAGGGTCGCGTTGGACAACCTTCTCCAATGGAATTGTGTTCTGCCCTCCATTCGCCATCGTAGATGCTCCTTTCGTCCTCCGCTTCGTCGTAGTCTTC
Coding sequences within:
- a CDS encoding VOC family protein, which gives rise to MENDARPPVAIGHVSLRVTDVPQASAYFVSLGMRMIHQTPTFCVLELRGGTHLVLRVAEDPIPSRTKAPFDLMVDDVLATRRQYAEAGFKPSEIETGTVHRWFTVLGPDEYELTITSSHAGKRAV
- a CDS encoding DUF433 domain-containing protein — its product is MEKVVQRDPEVHSGALVFSGTRVPVDNLVGYLKGGHSIEEFLQDYPTVERWQLESYLDLSCQGLDYLRARNASAS